A genomic window from Sulfurospirillum multivorans DSM 12446 includes:
- a CDS encoding DUF6471 domain-containing protein, with translation MLEFDKNIPKNLIKAELHRQGLQVKDLVRLLEPYNVKMTDLSFNNKMSRKGFSADFFLKCMDALGVKTLKIRD, from the coding sequence ATGTTAGAGTTTGATAAAAATATACCAAAGAATTTAATCAAGGCAGAACTACATCGCCAAGGTCTACAAGTAAAAGATTTAGTGAGACTCTTAGAACCCTATAACGTAAAAATGACTGATTTATCATTCAATAACAAAATGAGTCGAAAAGGATTTAGTGCAGATTTTTTTCTTAAGTGCATGGATGCATTGGGTGTAAAAACACTGAAAATTCGTGACTAA
- a CDS encoding Dam family site-specific DNA-(adenine-N6)-methyltransferase: protein MSKSIINDMCISDTFEARPILKWAGGKTQLLAELLKRMPLEYNNYIEPFFGGGALFFKVHPKKAILSDINPELVHLYNTIATNPHEVINNLKNNFYNEEEFFYQMRAIDTEPLTDTMKAARTIYLNKTCFNGLYRVNKKGQFNTPYGKYKNPNFCDEVTILAASKALQGTIFEHMNYKDTLTKYAKAGDFIFLDPPYLPISEYSDFKRYTKEGFYEEDQQELATLVKQLSEEGCHVLLTNSNAPLVYDLYSDFDISVIQTKRHINSKSNSRTGQDVIVSAPPKRRKLVNLGSFDLPLQNKKYPTTRYMGSKQSLLNQIAAATSSFQFETFLDLFGGSGVVSYMFKTLGKQVISNDYMAMNFKLSDALISNKEIKLSESDIELLLHGNLDDNGFISTTFKGIYYTDEENAFIDLVRNNIQKLKDKTKQNIAMSALIRACTKKRPRGIFTYTGFRYNDGRKDLLLSFEEQFRAAVKVINNAVFDNGKANKSLNKDAMDVNVKADLVYIDPPYFNPTSDNEYVRRYHFIEGLAKNWLGVEMQWETKTKKFKNYPTPFSTRIGAYDAFDKLFKKHSNSILVVSYSSNSFPTKDEMVGLLAKYKKDVEVLAIDYKYSFGNQGHKINDNKNNVQEYIFIGY, encoded by the coding sequence ATGAGTAAAAGTATTATAAATGACATGTGCATTTCAGATACATTTGAAGCTAGACCAATATTGAAATGGGCAGGGGGTAAAACTCAACTCTTAGCAGAATTACTTAAACGAATGCCATTAGAATATAATAACTATATAGAACCTTTCTTTGGTGGTGGTGCGTTATTTTTTAAAGTTCACCCTAAAAAAGCTATTTTATCTGATATTAATCCTGAATTGGTTCATTTATATAATACAATTGCTACAAATCCACATGAAGTCATTAACAATTTAAAGAATAACTTTTACAATGAAGAAGAATTTTTTTATCAAATGCGTGCTATAGATACTGAGCCACTGACAGATACTATGAAAGCTGCAAGAACAATTTATCTTAACAAAACATGTTTTAATGGCTTATATAGAGTGAATAAAAAAGGTCAATTTAATACGCCATATGGAAAATATAAAAATCCAAATTTTTGTGATGAAGTCACAATACTCGCAGCCTCTAAAGCCCTTCAAGGAACCATTTTTGAGCATATGAATTATAAGGATACTTTGACTAAATATGCAAAAGCTGGCGATTTCATTTTTTTAGACCCGCCTTATTTACCAATTAGTGAATATTCTGATTTTAAACGTTATACCAAGGAAGGTTTTTATGAAGAAGACCAACAAGAATTAGCAACACTAGTAAAACAGTTATCAGAGGAAGGATGTCATGTACTTTTGACAAATTCTAATGCGCCTCTTGTATATGATTTATACAGTGACTTTGATATAAGCGTTATTCAAACAAAGCGCCATATAAATAGTAAAAGTAATAGCAGAACAGGACAAGATGTTATTGTATCTGCTCCACCAAAGCGCAGAAAACTTGTAAACTTGGGAAGTTTTGATCTTCCCCTCCAAAATAAAAAATATCCAACTACAAGATATATGGGTAGCAAACAATCTTTATTAAATCAAATTGCTGCAGCAACCAGCTCTTTTCAATTTGAGACTTTTTTAGATTTGTTTGGGGGTAGTGGTGTTGTGAGTTATATGTTTAAAACATTAGGGAAACAGGTAATATCTAACGATTATATGGCAATGAATTTTAAGCTTTCTGATGCGTTGATTTCCAATAAAGAAATTAAATTGTCTGAATCTGATATAGAACTTCTCCTCCATGGTAATTTAGATGACAATGGATTTATTTCAACAACTTTCAAAGGTATTTATTATACCGATGAAGAAAATGCTTTTATCGATTTAGTTAGAAATAATATTCAAAAATTAAAAGACAAAACAAAACAAAATATTGCGATGAGTGCGCTCATCCGAGCATGTACTAAAAAGCGTCCTCGTGGTATTTTTACATACACGGGATTCCGTTACAATGATGGCCGAAAAGATTTACTTCTTAGTTTTGAGGAACAATTTAGAGCCGCTGTTAAAGTAATCAATAATGCAGTATTTGATAATGGCAAGGCAAATAAATCTCTCAATAAAGATGCAATGGATGTTAATGTCAAGGCTGATTTAGTCTACATAGACCCACCATATTTCAACCCAACTTCGGACAATGAATATGTAAGACGTTATCATTTTATTGAAGGTTTAGCAAAAAATTGGCTTGGTGTTGAAATGCAGTGGGAGACAAAAACTAAAAAATTTAAAAATTATCCAACACCATTTAGTACCAGAATCGGTGCTTATGATGCTTTTGACAAGTTATTTAAAAAACATTCTAATAGTATTTTGGTTGTATCATATTCATCAAACTCATTCCCAACGAAAGATGAGATGGTTGGGTTATTAGCAAAATATAAAAAAGATGTTGAAGTCTTAGCCATAGATTACAAATATTCATTTGGTAATCAAGGGCATAAAATTAACGATAATAAAAATAATGTACAAGAGTATATCTTTATAGGATATTAG
- a CDS encoding AlwI family type II restriction endonuclease: MTLWFFGNTTVRSPFRLRDGLIAIYKAQLQGHLRGKNEEMRFNEILAEFGIVDTKSDVTYSIGRKWRAALTQHGFLYPKLNKKDQDNFLSELGATDTITPNGFRLMRAETVSGWQECFLRSMAAYIVPSDIEPKKEISKYFSPLRLVLEIMLELEKKVGDSKVNFIEIASIIQCRVPTDGIQNIVGEIISLRTARNDSIRKKHFDRLIYDNLAEKYNKKPDTFSAYADANLRYLKATGLFYSKGRGIALSDEKHVLIIKLVADNFKYTYDLAYLKNLTNGAKLPLDNHDDAMDVLNDLIGKLRQRGEFIDVSQEKLDTPSDIAIIRHTIEDKLFKFHEIDYAKSQASQIDEILIYLDLFSKNKVKHEREDGSSIEIPSSEKPAYLEWIIWRSFLAINSLTNMPWEARGFKVDQDFLPIGTASGGAPDMVFEFEDMVIVVEVTLTTSSRQEAAEGEPVRRHVAKYAESFDGTDKKVFGLFIAINIDTNTANTFRLGEWYLKDDKKIGLLIVPVELNDFKLLLTAYRSNIAQVKDILRPLMMECRVEINNDAPKWKKAISTIINNQIKFYNHANPRI, from the coding sequence ATGACACTATGGTTTTTTGGGAATACTACAGTCAGATCGCCTTTTCGATTACGAGACGGTTTGATTGCTATTTATAAAGCACAGTTACAAGGTCATCTTCGCGGCAAAAATGAAGAAATGAGGTTTAATGAAATTCTTGCTGAATTTGGAATTGTTGATACCAAAAGTGATGTTACTTATAGTATTGGTAGGAAGTGGAGAGCCGCATTAACACAACATGGATTTTTGTATCCAAAGCTAAACAAAAAAGATCAAGATAATTTTTTATCAGAACTTGGAGCTACAGATACTATAACACCAAATGGTTTTAGATTAATGCGAGCAGAAACAGTATCTGGGTGGCAAGAGTGTTTTTTGCGTTCCATGGCAGCATATATTGTTCCTTCTGATATTGAACCTAAAAAAGAAATTTCTAAATATTTTTCACCTCTTCGATTGGTTTTAGAGATTATGCTAGAGTTAGAAAAAAAAGTTGGTGATAGCAAAGTAAATTTTATTGAGATAGCATCAATAATTCAATGTCGAGTACCAACTGATGGTATTCAAAACATTGTTGGTGAAATAATTTCGCTTAGAACAGCCAGAAACGATTCAATTAGAAAAAAACATTTTGATCGTTTAATTTATGATAATTTAGCGGAGAAATACAACAAAAAACCAGACACATTTAGTGCCTATGCTGATGCAAATCTAAGATATTTAAAAGCAACAGGGCTTTTTTATAGTAAAGGACGAGGGATAGCCTTATCTGATGAAAAACATGTACTCATTATCAAACTTGTTGCAGATAATTTTAAATATACTTATGATTTAGCTTATTTAAAAAATCTTACCAACGGTGCAAAACTCCCATTAGACAATCATGATGATGCTATGGATGTTCTAAATGATCTTATTGGAAAATTACGCCAACGGGGTGAATTTATCGATGTATCACAAGAAAAACTCGATACTCCTTCTGATATAGCCATCATTAGACATACCATTGAAGATAAATTATTTAAATTTCATGAAATTGATTATGCTAAATCACAAGCATCACAGATAGATGAAATATTAATATACCTTGATCTTTTCTCTAAAAATAAAGTAAAACATGAACGAGAGGATGGCAGTAGTATCGAAATTCCTAGCTCTGAAAAACCAGCATATTTGGAATGGATAATATGGCGCTCATTTTTAGCTATCAACTCTCTTACAAATATGCCTTGGGAGGCAAGAGGGTTTAAAGTAGACCAAGATTTTTTACCTATTGGGACAGCTTCTGGCGGTGCTCCTGATATGGTTTTTGAATTTGAAGATATGGTAATTGTGGTTGAAGTAACGCTAACTACATCTTCAAGACAAGAAGCAGCAGAAGGTGAACCTGTTAGAAGACATGTTGCAAAATATGCTGAATCATTTGATGGGACAGACAAAAAAGTATTTGGATTATTCATTGCGATTAATATAGACACTAACACTGCTAATACATTTCGTCTCGGTGAGTGGTATTTAAAAGATGACAAAAAAATAGGCTTACTTATTGTTCCAGTTGAACTAAATGATTTCAAACTTCTTTTAACTGCTTATCGATCAAATATTGCCCAAGTAAAAGATATTTTAAGACCATTGATGATGGAATGCAGGGTAGAAATAAATAATGATGCACCTAAATGGAAGAAAGCAATTTCAACTATTATTAATAATCAAATAAAATTTTATAATCATGCAAACCCTAGAATATAA
- a CDS encoding metallophosphoesterase family protein: MARIDILSDLHLDAYFPHTPKVKKEAVKDIFDPIFLVNRTSVGDVLIIAGDIGHYNEQNIEILRIFRQEYYQNIVCVLGNHDYYLNSKDEQEKYQKSSFARVEEMRALINAEEGMYCLNGAVVEIDGIRFGGVDSSYNNAYLKVYFPISDNPRSNNEYWKMNMPDHKMMFGIKKYNQLYKLSLPLLEAVYKDCDVMITHVNPSFLHQHLSPSWQNNRSSMFYSFDGHRFLEGGSMKYWLFGHTHNRLEYEHYGVTCICNPLGYPPEEDYNKMAVTLRSIEL; the protein is encoded by the coding sequence GTGGCTCGTATTGATATATTAAGCGACTTACATTTGGACGCCTATTTTCCTCACACTCCAAAAGTTAAAAAAGAAGCTGTTAAAGATATTTTTGACCCTATATTTCTGGTAAATAGAACAAGCGTAGGTGATGTTCTTATTATTGCGGGAGATATAGGGCACTACAATGAACAAAACATTGAGATATTGCGGATATTCAGGCAAGAGTATTATCAAAATATCGTATGCGTATTAGGAAATCACGACTACTATTTAAATTCAAAAGATGAGCAAGAGAAGTACCAAAAATCCTCATTTGCTCGTGTAGAAGAGATGAGAGCGTTAATCAATGCAGAAGAAGGTATGTATTGCCTCAATGGTGCCGTAGTTGAAATTGATGGTATTAGATTTGGTGGTGTTGATAGTTCTTACAATAACGCTTATCTAAAAGTATATTTCCCCATTTCTGATAATCCAAGATCGAATAATGAGTATTGGAAAATGAATATGCCAGATCATAAAATGATGTTTGGCATTAAGAAATACAATCAACTGTACAAGTTATCACTGCCGTTGCTAGAAGCAGTGTATAAAGATTGTGATGTGATGATAACTCACGTCAATCCCTCTTTTTTACATCAGCATTTGTCTCCTAGTTGGCAAAATAATCGTAGCAGTATGTTTTACTCTTTTGATGGTCATAGGTTCTTAGAGGGCGGCAGTATGAAATATTGGCTATTCGGGCATACCCACAATAGGCTAGAATACGAACATTATGGTGTTACGTGTATCTGTAATCCTTTGGGCTATCCACCAGAAGAGGACTACAATAAGATGGCCGTGACCTTGAGGAGTATTGAGTTATGA
- a CDS encoding ABC transporter ATP-binding protein, producing the protein MISANHLKKVYQTGEIRQEVIKDLSLEISEGEFISLVGPSGSGKSTVLNMLGCLDTPTNGEITINGSPITGMSRTKMANFRGENIGFIFQSFNLIPVLSVYENIEYPLLMIQNLPEEERKSRVLTLLEEVGMLDHKDKTPDKISGGQMQRVAIARALVTNPKIVFADEPTANLDTKTAHMIIELMKKIQREHQTTFVFATHDEKIVSNVDRLITLVDGEIVADQRMNK; encoded by the coding sequence ATGATTAGCGCGAATCATCTCAAAAAAGTGTATCAGACAGGCGAGATACGTCAAGAAGTTATCAAAGATTTGTCTTTAGAGATTAGCGAGGGGGAATTTATCTCTTTAGTTGGACCTAGTGGAAGTGGGAAAAGTACGGTTTTAAATATGCTCGGGTGCCTTGATACCCCAACCAACGGTGAAATTACCATTAATGGCTCACCTATTACGGGGATGAGCAGAACAAAGATGGCGAATTTTAGGGGCGAAAACATCGGTTTTATCTTTCAAAGTTTCAATCTTATTCCTGTGCTGAGTGTGTATGAAAATATTGAATATCCTCTCCTTATGATCCAAAACCTTCCCGAAGAGGAGCGCAAATCACGGGTACTTACGTTACTTGAGGAGGTTGGGATGTTGGATCATAAAGATAAAACCCCTGATAAAATCTCAGGCGGTCAGATGCAACGTGTCGCCATAGCAAGAGCACTCGTGACCAATCCAAAAATTGTCTTTGCGGACGAACCTACGGCGAATCTTGATACCAAAACAGCACATATGATTATTGAGCTGATGAAAAAAATTCAAAGAGAGCATCAAACGACGTTTGTGTTTGCAACCCATGATGAAAAAATAGTCTCCAATGTGGACAGACTTATCACCCTTGTTGATGGTGAAATTGTAGCAGATCAAAGGATGAACAAATGA